A genomic segment from Glycine max cultivar Williams 82 chromosome 1, Glycine_max_v4.0, whole genome shotgun sequence encodes:
- the LOC100802854 gene encoding proteasome subunit alpha type-4 — MSRRYDSRTTIFSPEGRLYQVEYAMEAIGNAGTAIGILSKDGVVLVGEKKVTSKLLQTSTSTEKMYKIDDHVACAVAGIMSDANILINTARVQAQRYTYAYQEPMPVEQLVQSLCDTKQGYTQFGGLRPFGVSFLFAGWDKNFGFQLYMSDPSGNYGGWKAGAIGANNQAAQSILKQDYKDDITREEAVQLALKVLSKTMDSTSLTSEKLELAEVFLSPSGKVKYEVCSPEALTKMLVKSGVTQPATDTA; from the coding sequence ATGTCTCGAAGATATGACAGCCGTACAACAATCTTCTCCCCGGAAGGACGTCTTTACCAAGTGGAATATGCAATGGAGGCTATTGGGAATGCTGGTACCGCAATAGGGATCTTATCAAAAGATGGGGTAGTGCTGGTTGGTGAAAAGAAGGTCACATCCAAGCTGCTCCAAACCTCAACTTCCACCGAGAAAATGTACAAGATTGATGATCATGTTGCATGCGCTGTGGCTGGGATAATGTCTGATGCCAACATCCTAATCAATACCGCAAGGGTCCAAGCCCAACGCTACACATACGCCTATCAAGAGCCCATGCCAGTTGAGCAGTTAGTTCAGTCTCTCTGCGATACCAAGCAAGGTTACACCCAATTCGGTGGTCTTCGGCCATTTGGAGTTTCGTTCCTATTTGCAGGATGGGACAAAAACTTTGGCTTTCAGCTTTACATGAGCGACCCTAGTGGAAATTATGGTGGCTGGAAAGCTGGAGCCATTGGGGCAAATAACCAGGCAGCACAATCAATACTGAAACAGGACTACAAGGATGACATCACAAGAGAAGAAGCAGTACAACTTGCATTGAAGGTGTTAAGTAAAACCATGGACAGCACAAGTCTAACCTCAGAAAAGCTTGAACTTGCAGAGGTTTTCCTTTCACCCTCTGGGAAAGTCAAGTATGAAGTTTGCTCCCCAGAGGCCCTGACTAAGATGTTGGTGAAGTCTGGTGTTACCCAACCTGCAACAGACACTGCCTAG